In the Aliarcobacter cryaerophilus genome, one interval contains:
- a CDS encoding DUF4145 domain-containing protein, with translation MKNKISSRFKELLEEVNKIESSKKKISGGIYGTDYLEINNELHKIWELNLKNLILLLTSDSNCMYYSELVKISELKSYEDYSNVFDRQKALFLAFKDDYEKGLISSMKYLIEANVFDTELEQAKELLSNRYKLAAAVIGGVVLETALRSLCDKEKIEHGKLDKMNADLAKAGVYNKFQQKSITALADIRNSAAHGKDSEFTHENVENMIRDIESFLANYLN, from the coding sequence AAGTTAATAAAATTGAATCTTCAAAAAAGAAAATAAGTGGTGGTATTTATGGGACGGACTATCTAGAAATCAATAATGAATTACATAAAATATGGGAATTAAATTTAAAGAATTTAATTCTACTATTAACCTCTGATTCTAATTGTATGTATTATTCTGAACTTGTAAAAATTTCTGAACTTAAAAGTTATGAAGATTACTCAAATGTTTTTGATAGACAGAAAGCATTATTTTTAGCATTTAAAGATGATTACGAAAAAGGTCTTATATCTTCTATGAAATATTTAATTGAAGCAAATGTTTTTGATACTGAACTTGAACAAGCTAAAGAATTACTATCAAATAGATATAAGCTAGCTGCTGCTGTAATTGGAGGAGTAGTTTTAGAAACAGCTCTTAGAAGTCTATGTGATAAAGAGAAAATAGAACATGGAAAACTTGATAAAATGAATGCTGATTTAGCTAAAGCTGGTGTTTATAATAAGTTCCAACAAAAAAGTATTACTGCATTAGCAGATATTAGAAATAGTGCTGCTCATGGTAAAGATAGTGAATTTACTCATGAAAATGTTGAAAATATGATAAGAGATATTGAAAGCTTTTTAGCTAATTATTTAAACTAA